A stretch of DNA from Ailuropoda melanoleuca isolate Jingjing chromosome X, ASM200744v2, whole genome shotgun sequence:
CAGACAATTCCAACATGAGtagcattctacaaaataattagtccagagttttgaaaaatgttaaggtGTAGAAGACAAGGAAAGCTTAAGAAACTAGTCCAGCGTGAAGAAGTCTAAAGTGACATGACATTTAAGTACCATGCATTATCCTGAAATGGATCTTTGATCacgaaaaaaatatattaaaattattgggAAAATTGGTGGTGTTTATGTAGAATCTATAGTTAGGTAATATTTTCATCAATGTGAATGTCCTTGCTTtgataattatgtttttcttaagaATGGTGATAAATATTTAGGCATAAAAGGACATGAAATCTGCAATTtatgattcagaaaaaaatagatgtctgtgtgtgtgtgagagagagagagaatgataaagcaaaagTGGTAAAGTGTTAACAACTGAGAAATTTGAACAAAGGGATAGAGGGTAAATGGGGATTCCTTTACTATTTTTACAgcatttctataaatttgaaattacctcaacataaaaaaattccaaaatttgtttCCAATCTTGCATCATAGGCTGCCTGGATGGGAACATATGTGTACAACCCCCACCACACATACACTCTAGAGATAGTTTAACATAATGTTAATGCTTGAACTCTCTGTTCCAACTTGGAAACTTCACACTGCTAGTAAAAGGTGGAGCTGGAATTTAAGCCCAGGTGGCCTGGACCTATGCCCACATGTTTTAACTTATTCATATTAATCAGATTAAACTCTCATAGTTTTGAAGGAGAATGAGCTGGATAAACCAATATTTTCTCTGAACTGCTACTGGGGCCAGGGATAAAGTCTGTTCCTTGAATATTCCATGCTTTCTTGTCCCCAGGACCTCAAGCATGCTGTTCTTCTGCTTTGAAAACTGTACCTACGTCCCACTGACCTAACTCATACTCATCCTTCACATCTGAACATACAGGTCACTTGAGGAGACTATAACCCCTAAACAGCCCACTGTTCCAGAGTGAAGGAGAATTTTGCCTATCACACAGTGCACAAAGTTGAAGATTCTTTATTTGTTGTCTGCAGGTGACTGAATTCCCTAAAAGCAGGGTCCATTTCTACCTTGCTCAACCATGAAACCCCAAATCCCCACTGCACAGCAGTTCAAGGTTCACACCTAAGGTCCACACATCTGAGAGGTGAAATCAGGTAGTTAGGATGGGAGTACTAGGATATATAAGAGAAATTCATCAACATCCTTGTCCTACTCCTCTAGGTCAGGTTAAAACATggatgaaggggcgcctgggtggcacagcggttaagcgtctgccttcggctcagggcgtgatcccggcattatgggatcgagccccacatcaggctcctctgctgcgagcctgcttcttcctctcccactcccccctgcttgtgttccctctctcgctggctgtctctatctctgtcaaataaataaaatctttaaaaaaaaaacatggatgaaaatgTATAgcaaaataatttactttttcctGGAGTGGAAAATAACGGAGGATGAGATTTATTATCCTGGATGAAGCAAGATTAcattcaaaattaagaaatggtAAGTGTAATCTGAATCTGGGGCCAAGTTTATGGAAAATGTTACCACAATCTCCAAAACAACATCCCCAAGTGtaaacaacctttttttttttttttggttaagactATGTTGTGTCTGGATGTGATGCCTGAATCTGTTACTATTGATGAAAGTATCATAACTTAGAAATCAACCAAATGCCAAGGAATTTCTTCCTGTACCATCTGAAGACAAGAATCAGCTGCCCCTGACTTCTGATGCTGCTTTCAGAAATTCTCTTCTGCGCATTTTAGGGCCTACGAAAGATCCATTAATTACACAGAGCTGTGGCTGTTCCTACAAAGTTCACTGGAGGGCGCAATCTCACCGCTGTTGCCCACTACTGCTAAATGAATTGTTAGGGCTAATAACTTACAGCTAATTTTTATAGACCACCTAAGAAAGAAGCCGTATTTATGCCTTAGATGAGAAGACAAAAAGACATGATTAGATGACAATCTtactccctctccccatcccccaggggTTTTGGCTTGCTGCTTCTCCATATTGATAACGGCGTACACAAAAAAACAGCATTAACGTTTCTGTTGAATGGCAGCAGTTCTGTTCGGGTTCCCATGTATGCCTTCTTAGGGAAAGAGTGAGGAGTAGGGCTGGGTTACAGGGCTTCATTCTGACAGGGTTCCAGTTTATAACCAGGACTCAGAATTTGTCTAGGACAAGGCCTCAAAACTCCtgttttccttatccatttgtctattgatggacactttggttgcttcctatcttggctattgtaactaatgctgaaataaacataggggtgcatataatttttgaattaatgtttttgtatactttggtgaaatacccagtagtggaattattggatcatatgttatttctatttttaaatttttgtaatgtttcaagtttttattaaattctacttGGATAACATagagcataatattagtttcaggagtagaacttagtgattccatcacttacatgtaacacccagtgctcatcacaagtgccctctttaatacccatcacccaattagcCATTCCCCCCATGCACCTCCTCTCCAGCAtgcctcagtctgttctctatagttaagaatttccttcatggtttgcctccctctctcttttttttttatttctcatatgtttgtctgttttgtttcttagattccacatatgagtgaaatcatatggtatttgcctttctctgacttattttgcttagcgtaatacactctagctccaccaCTTCATTgtaaatgggaagatttcatttttgatggccgagtaatattccattatatacacatgtataccacatgttctttatcaattcatcagttgatggacatttgggctatttccataatttggctattgttggcaatgctgctataaacatcagggtataTGTGACCCTTCAAATcagtttttgtatcctttgggtaaatacctagtagtgtaattgctgggtggtagggtagctctatttttaactgttggaggaagctccatactggcTCCCAGAGTGActgcactagcttgcattcccacccacagtgtaagagggctcccccttttccacatccttgccaacacctgttttttcctgtgttgttaattttagccattctgagaggtgtgaggtggtatctcattgtagttttaatttgtatttccccgatgatgaatgatgttgggcatcttttcatgtgtctgttggctatctgtatgtcttctttggataaatgtctattcactctttctccccattttttaactggattatttgttttttgggtgttcgGTTTTATAAgtatgttatatattttggatactaaccctttatcagatatgtcatttgcagatatctacCCCATTCCACAGgtcaccttttagttttgttgactgtttccttcactgtgcagacgtttttttattttgatgaagtccctatagtttaattttgcttttgtttcccttgcctcaagagataTATCtaaaaagttgctttggctgatatcaaagaggttactgcctgtattctcctgTAGGacttttatggcttcaggtctcacatttagttctttaatccattttgaatttatttttgtgtgtggtgtaagaaagtggtctagtgtCATTTTTTTTGCATGGTGCTGTCCAGTTTCACCAAAAaacttttgttgaaaagactctttttttacattgggtattctttcctactttgtccaAGATAAATTGACTATATAGTTGTAGgttcctttctgtgttttttattctgttccattgatctatgtgtctacttttgtgccagtaccataatgttttgatcactacagctttgggGATTTCTCTGAGCCTGAATATGTAGCCCTTGCGTGAGCCTAGTCACATAGCTCCCTACCTATCTCTCTCTACCTAGCTCTGCCTGTCCCTTACTCaatattagctgtgagtttttcatgtatggcctttatgatgttgaggtatgttccctctaaacctattttgttgagggtttttatcatgaacggatgttgtactttgtcaaatgctttttctgcatctattgaaatgatcatatggttcctatcttttcttttattaatgtgatgtatcacactgattcatttgtgaatattaaaacaCACTTGCAActgaggaataaatcccacttgatcatgttgaatgatttttttaatgtattgttggattcagtttgctagtattttattgaggatttttgcacccatgttcatcagggatattggcttgtagttctcttttttactggaggctttgtctgattttggtatcaaggAAATCCTGACCTCATAaaaggaatttggaagttttcctttcttttttattttttggaatagtttgaaaagaataggtatcaactcttctttaaatgtttgttagaattccactgggaagccatcagttaggttgttgatttgagagctttcttctttttcaatgtaTGCATTTGTAACTACAAACGTCCCTCTTGGCACTGTTTTTGATTAGACCTGTGTTTttgtatgttgtgtttttgttttcatttgtttcaaggtattttctaattttcctgtgatttcttatttgactcatttttgtttaaatgtgtattatttaatttccccGTATCTGTGAATGTTCCTGTTTGCcttctgctattgatttctagtttcattccattgtgattGGAAGAGATATTTTGTATGagttcaatcttttaaaatttattaagacttgtttgtAGCCCAACATATAATcaatcctggagaatgttccgtgtgtACTTGATAATAATGTATACTCTGCTGTTGGtggtggagtgttctgtatatggCTGTTAGGTCCAGTCGGTCTATAGTGTTATACAAGCCTTCTGTTTTCTTACTGATATTTTGCTTGGTTGTGCTATCCATCATTGAAATTGGGGTATTGAAATCTACTATTATTATAAAGCTGTCATGTCTTTCTTCAATTCCATCAATATTTGCATCATATATTAATAGCTCTGATctttgatacatatatatttaaattgttatatTTCCTATGTGCGTATTAACCCTTTTGTTATTACACAATATCCTCCTTTTTCTTGTGACAGGTTTTGacataaagtttattttctctgatattaatatagccactcctgctctttcttatttaatatttgcatggaatatctttattcaataatttcattctctctttttttaaaagattttatttatctgtcacagagagagagatagaaagagaaagagaggcaggcagaaggagaagcaggctcactggtgagcaaggagcctgatgcaagactcggtcccaggaccctgggatcatgacctgagccgaaagcagacacttaaacaactgagccacccaggcgtcccttactCAGTTCATTTTCTATCTGTGCATGTCCTTAGAtctaaagtgaatctcttgtacACAGCATATAGTTGAATagttttttaatacatttttccagTCTTTATCTTTTGATTGACACATTTAatccattaacatttttaaaattcctgataGGGGACTTAGAATTGtcattttgttaactgtttctgTATGTCATAGCTTTTGTGGTCTCTGATTTCCACCCTTACTGCCATCatgtttaattgatttttttgtgtgtgacacactttgattcccttctcatttccttttgtgtatatcctataaatacttttctttgtggaaaaagaTAAATGGATCTTCTAAGTAGAAGAGTCTATTTTATATCTACCTTAAGCATTGGCACTTGATCATTTTTATCCATCTCTGCTTTTCCCCCCATAGCCTTAAGTCCTTCTAACATTCTGTTTAGCACATCGTAAACACTCCGTAAATATCTGTAGAATGAATGCTTAGAAAGGACAGaggatgggacacctgggtggctcagtcagttaagcgtctgccttcagctcaggtcatgatctcagggtcctgggatcaagccccacattgggctccttgctcatcagggtgcctgccatcccccctgcttgtgctctctctctctgtgtcatataagtaaataagatcttaaaaaaaaaaacagaaaggacagaggaaggggcaTTCAGTTACATTGTGCCAAGTCAGTCTAATATGACCAAGTAGTGATAGGTTAAACTTTTCCAGTGGGATCAGAAATGGTTACGAGCCTCTGGACTTCTGCCTTGGACTGTGCTTGGATGGACATCTCCAAATTTTGCTCAAGGACTAAACAACCAACCTCCTCCTGGCTGTCATATTCTCTCTATTCCTCCAGTAATGCATTAGTCTGGTCTTGAGCTTGCTCCAAGATAGGAGTCAGAATCATCCTATTTTATATTGTGAATTAAATCATATACTAATTGTACATAAACTATATGTGAACTATTAAATAATTATAGAGTAAGCATCTGAATGAAGTATGAACAGCTAGCTAAAAGCCCACTGTAAGACTGTATTTTCTCCAAAGGATAcacaaatacagatttgaaggcgCAGATGCACCcagatgtttattgcagcattatcaacaatagccaaattctagaaagagcccaaatgtccattgactgatgaatggataaagaagatgtggtgtgtatacacacacacacacacacacacacacacacacacacactggaatattactcagccatcaaaaagaataaaattttaccaCTTGCAAAGATGTGGTTGGAGGTAGAGTGTATTAAGTAtattaagtcagtcagagaaagacaaacatcatatgatttcactcatatgtggaatttaagaaacaaaacagatgaacataggggaagggggaaaaaaagagagggaggcaaaccataagagattctttttttttttaaagattttatttatttatttgacagagagacagccagcgagagagggaacacaagcagggggagtgggagaggaagcagcaggctcatagcggaagagcctgacgtggggctcgatcccataacgccgggatcacgccctgagccgaaggcagacgcttaaccgctgtgccacccaggagccccccataagagattcttaactatagagaacaaactgagggttgatggaggaagaTGGGTcagggatgggctaaatgggtgatgggtattaaggagggcacttgtgacgagcactgggtgttgtatgtaagtgatgaatcactgaattctactcctgaaaccaatattacactatatgttaactaactagaatttcagtaaaaacttgaaacatgaaaaaaaggaCTATATTTTCCAACAATGGCCACAGCAATATCTCCCATTTCTTGTGCTCTTATAAAAGTTGCCACCTTCCCCCTTAAGAAATGAAGTCTAATCCACCCTACTTGAATCTCGAAGGGCTTGTGACTCACTTGAAATTCATAGAGTATGACAGGAGTAATGTGACATGACTTCTGAGTCTCGGTCATAAAAAGTGATACCACTACCGCTTTGCTTACAGAAACACTCTTGTTTGGAACCTGAGTCATGAAGTGTGAAGCCTGACTACTGTGAGGCCTGTCATGCTGTGAGGAAGGCAAATTACAAAGCGAGGTAACGTGTATCTTCCAGACTTCTCAATACCTGTGCCAGTCATGCAAGTAAACGAGACTTCAAATGGTTCCAGACCCCAGCcattcaggtttttttcccccactgaggCCACAGACATCATATGAAACAAGTCATATCCACTGTGCTCTTTCAGAATTCCTTACTCTGAAATTCCATACATATAGAAAATGGTTGTTATTTTATGGACTAAGTCTGGGGCAGTGTGTTATATACCCAAAGTAACAGGAACACATGACCTGATTCCCACTTAAATCACAAAGCCATTCCTCCTCTGTAGAGTTAAGGTGTAATCTGATGCTTGCTTAAATTATTTCCCtgaatttctttattgtttttctccacCATACATATGCCCCTAAACAATATAGTTTCCCATCacctgttttttaattgttttatacatGCAATTATACTGTATATATCAGCCCTACTCCTTAAAGAAAATTTGCATATCTCTGTTTTGATTTTCTGTCTCACTCTTAGAGAAAAACctcatttcctttcagtttttctgaGTACCTCAACTGTTGCCCTCCATAGGTTCTTTATGGAAACAATTACCTGCTGCTGATTTCTTTCTGGATTTGTGATTTTTACATACTGCTATACTAATTACTTTCCCCTAGTATCATACTGTCTTCTGATCTTAAACATTAAGCCAGCAGGAGATGGCGAAATCTCAGCTACCTGGAGATGCTGCTACATTATGGGATGACTTGATAAGAGGAGATTTTGAGATTTCAAAtcaatggaaaagagaaaacaagtatcCACTGATAATTAGTAAGCACAAAATACTATGCTAACTCTGAAAACAATATATTTGTTAGTTGTTAACATTATTTACAGATTAAAGTTCAGGAATGCAGACTTCAAGCAACCCCATGTAAATTATATACATAGTAGGTAGCAATGCCTGGAATCAAACATAGTCTGCCCAGGAGGCTTAATCTGTAAacattctattattttccttctcaaaaatGTAGGGGATCTGGAGAATTTTTTTGTCACCCTAAAAACCAGAGATAACCACCATCTTTCAAATAATAAGACCAAATACCTTCAACAGCCAGCACTTCCAGAGGCAAGCCCTGCTGCAAATATAAATCAAACCATACAAtctcattttaaaagtgtttattaaTTGCTCAATACTTAACACATGTTCAAGATAGGAATTTCAATACATCAAAGAGGGCGTACATATAGTGCACAGACATCTTGCTCATTCTTCTGTATCCCCATCACCCTACCCACAGGGagtttctaaaacaaaaccaagcaaaatgACAACATCATTTGAAAACACAAGTGCAGTGAGGTATGTCACACTAATGAGccttaaatatattacataaaaacaCACTAAATAAACAATGTGGCTGAAACCAAAGCACGATCTCAGTAGTGTAAACGTGAGTGCTCACctaaaacacacacgcacacagataaTCAATAGAAAACGTCCTAATAAAGGTTCACAAAAGTGTTTGGATATAGTGAGTGGTCCTGCATACCAGATGCGACCATTAAAAACAATCTTGTTCACAACAGCACCGTAACGGTACAGTACATATGAATGATCTGAAAATCATCTATGAGAActatacaaagaataaagaatacaGGTGAGCGTTATACAAGGCGACTTGCAAAAGTAGCCACACTACTTGCTTATTGGATTGGAAAATTACAGCCATTGACAGACAAATGTGTGCTCAGCTTTTTTGATCATAAGCAAGTCCAAGTCCGTTGCAAAACACTgcaagggaaggggtgggaggttGGAGAGACATCACGGGTTCACCAGTCCAGAAGCCGACCTCTTTCATACAGTAAGCACTGAGGGGGCTCCCTCGAGGGGGGACCTGGGCATGTTTCAGGCGTGTTGCGGCCCCAAGTCGCCGCTCCTCTtcgggaggagaggcaggggctcACTCGGGGGACGCGCTCTGGATGGCCTTGGGCTCCTCCACGGCCTCCTCCCCCCAGTCGCCACCGTCGACCTCTTCGATGACCACACTGCGCACGGTGCCGGCGTCCAGGCAGTGCGGGGCGACGCCATACACGCCGGGGTCAGAGACAGAGGCGTGGAAACTCTGCACCCCGCACCTGCTGCAGAAGCTGTGCAGCGCGGGGTGCGTGTGGGATCGATAGGTGACGATGCTCTCGGCGCCCAGCAGGAGAGTGAAGCGCGAGGCCGGGACGAGGAAGTGTCGGTGCTGCTTCTTCCTGCACAGCCTGCAGCTGCAATCCACCACGCGCAGGTCTGCGGGGGCCCAGACGGCGAAGCGGACCGCGCCGCAGTGGCAGCCTCCCGTGTGATACACCAGGCCTGGGTACTCGAAGGTGTCCAGCAGGAACTTGGCGGCACCCTCGCAGCTGAGGCCCCGTCGCTTCCTGAACGTCTCCCAGC
This window harbors:
- the LOC105235345 gene encoding centromere protein V-like protein 3, with protein sequence MRLLGNLLGNQGRWARAWKAAGAMGRARNGANTQPRGQKRPGDPAAACAAVAVMGARRPPFQVRMGSQAAGRKPATARRDQARLRRKRWWRRTREAGSKGPLRSPKPRAPAMSPGEMDLGAQRERWETFRKRRGLSCEGAAKFLLDTFEYPGLVYHTGGCHCGAVRFAVWAPADLRVVDCSCRLCRKKQHRHFLVPASRFTLLLGAESIVTYRSHTHPALHSFCSRCGVQSFHASVSDPGVYGVAPHCLDAGTVRSVVIEEVDGGDWGEEAVEEPKAIQSASPE